Proteins encoded by one window of Mycteria americana isolate JAX WOST 10 ecotype Jacksonville Zoo and Gardens chromosome 26, USCA_MyAme_1.0, whole genome shotgun sequence:
- the APOF gene encoding apolipoprotein F: MPQALLFVLLLLGLGGRALSLVPPGPEADDRAAARALLVQLAELIPAGALPGHGVSCRDLRPETLPGFTRLPPLPRALARAAMALALTGAACGPQAEAEVLALSRELGPATAAALLRGLARLRGAPASKTLPLLLSLVRPGGSAPARPCAAPAGARAWLPACRRATRHQSRRRREDEDACNPPGEQEAHRVLEWVPGVSTFYNLGTSLYYAFQGCEALASTRALELAEDLGYAGLAAIAASAGGPVALGLQLGLQPGLKAGVRALISYFTSDGDPPPAPTAHSGTVLIV; encoded by the exons ATGCCCCAGGCTCTGCtcttcgtcctcctcctcctcggcctgGGGGGCAGAGCCCTCTCCCTCGTCCCCCCCGGGCCGGAGGCCGACGACCGGGCTGCGGCGCGGGCGCTGCTGGTGCAGCTGGCGGAGCTCATCCCAGCGGGGGCCCTGCCGGGGCACGGGGTGTCGTGCCGGGACCTGCGCCCCGAGACCCTGCCTGGCTTCAcccggctcccgccgctgccccgcgcccTGGCTCGCGCCGCCATGGCCCTGGCGCTGACCGGGGCCGCCTGCGGGCCCCAGGCCGAGGCGGAGGTGCTGGCGCTGTCCCGGGAGCTGGGCCCCGCCACGGCCGCGGCGCTGCTGCGGGGGCTGGCGCGGCTGCGGGGTGCCCCGGCCTCCAAGACCCTGCCCCTCCTCCTCAGCCTGGTGCggccggggggctctgccccggcacgGCCCTGCGCGGCACCC GCCGGGGCCCGTGCCTGGCTGCCTGCGTGCCGCCGTGCCACCCGGCACCAGTCCCGGCGCCGGCGGGAGGACGAGGATGCCTGTAACCCACCGGGGGAGCAGGAGGCCCACAGGGTGCTGGAGTGGGTGCCGGGCGTCAGCACCTTCTACAACCTGGGCACCAGCCTCTACTACGCCTTCCAGGGCTGCGAGGCCCTGGCCTCCACGCGGGCCCTGGAGCTCGCCGAGGACCTGGGCTACGCCGGCCTGGCCGCCATCGCTGCCAGCGCTGGTGGCCCCgtggccctggggctgcagctggggctgcagccggggctcAAGGCCGGGGTGCGGGCGCTCATCAGCTACTTCACCTCGGACGGGGACCCCCCACCGGCCCCCACCGCCCACAGCGGCACCGTCCTCATCGTCTGA
- the STAT2 gene encoding signal transducer and activator of transcription 2, giving the protein MAQWQEVQSLANTYLEQVHQLYAGAALPMAVRQCLAAWIEDQNWRQAAEPLSSHARMLFHSLLALLGERLGSPGLGDEDFMLKHNLRKARRDLQAEFEECPEKFANLVANLLQEEQRILRLGQAGEQGGAALAPNTPPESDREQQIQRRLAEFHAALQEAERAFRHLEDLQDAFDFCFKVHYLPGEGRTSDPQYAQQVQALQAKLQILDRQRREVLAQMQQLLGRSETLRDFLLQELGAWQERQQRACLGAPADTCLRPLETWFTELGQGLFQLLQLLRALGDLRQKVTYERDPLKAETPLLERRLQELLTFLLQRAFVVEQQPSMPNACKRPLVLRTASKFSARARLLVRLHDRNHRMEAKIHIDRDPPKIKGFRKFNILTSSSKTLLAGDNPQDGLVCDFQYLTLKEQKDSRSGKGSKGAGEGPLAVTEELHLITFTLAYAYCGLQLELETCTLPFVIISNNNQLSSAWASILWFNMLSNDPKDQQFFSTPPPAPWPRLAEALSWQFESVAERGLSREHLLMLAEKLFGSKPSPDSTLAWPKFSKDGASGFSFWAWLDGILGLLQEHLKQLWKDGLILGFVSRKQEKKLLKGKRTGTFLIRFSESILGGVTCTWVEHPESGPPAFRAVVPYTTAELASLALPDIIRDYQLLVEENIPENPLQFLYPDAPRDEAFGPYYSQRQEGNLTEQKKYLNRRLIRVSSRQANELWQTEEELVAATENLETLQLQPSGLGTQRPGGVAPLQPGGSGTLQVTSGNLGMLQVMAGSPGTLQAGSPGPLQPSSPGMLQPGGSGTLQPGPRGLEPPQPLQVGSGVSGMLQPGIGDLEPQLVLQLVPEGQGTLQVGAGGAGTLQVLPTGVGVLQHVGPEDRGTQQVGPGAVEPQLVLQLVPEGQGTLQVLPGDLGTLQPVAGDVGMLQQAGAGDTGLLPPVPGAAELLLVPEGQGMLPPELRDLEPLPGSPDMQELLQSLEEGLEPGSGTVETLEAAELMPNMLETVDEGLGPRLAGSAALLDPRDPFLPQPEDMALPTVSSLFAAATDLPPLHIDANDFQ; this is encoded by the exons atGGCGCAGTGGCAGGAGGTGCAGAGTTTGGCCAACACCTACCTGGAGCAGGTCCACCAGCTGTACGCAGGGGCGGCGCTGCCCATGGCGGTGCGGCAGTGCCTGGCCGCCTGGATCGAGGACCAGAACTG GCGCCAGGCGGCCGAGCCGCTCTCTTCCCATGCCCGGATGCTCTTCCACTCCTTGCTGGCGCTGCTGGGCGAGCGCCTgggcagcccggggctgggcgACGAGGACTTCATGCTGAAGCACAACCTGCGCAAGGCCCGCCGAGACCTCCAG gcCGAGTTCGAGGAGTGCCCGGAGAAGTTTGCCAACCTGGTGGCCAACCTGCTGCAGGAGGAACAGCGGATCCTGCgcctggggcaggcgggggagcAG GGGGGGGCCGCCCTGGCACCCAACACACCCCCGGAGAGCGACCGAGAGCAGCAGATCCAGCGGCGCCTGGCCGAGTTCCACGCAGCCCTGCAG GAGGCCGAACGCGCCTTCCGGCACCTGGAGGACCTGCAGGATGCCTTCGACTTCTGCTTCAAGGTGCACTACCTGCCGG GTGAGGGCAGGACCAGCGACCCCCAGTACGCCCAGCAGGTCCAAGCCCTCCAGGCCAAGCTGCAGATCCTGGACCGGCAGCGGCGG GAGGTGCTGGCTCAGATGCAGCAGCTTCTGGGGCGCAGCGAGACGCTGCGGGActtcctgctgcaggagctgggggcctggcaggagcggcagcagcgCGCCTGCCTGGGGGCCCCTGCTGACACCTGCCTGCGCCCGCTGGAGACCTG GTTCACGGAGCTGGGCCAGGGgctcttccagctgctgcagctgctgcggGCGCTGGGGGACCTGCGGCAGAAGGTGACCTACGAGAGGGACCCGCTGAAGGCAGAGACCCCGCTCCTGGAGcggcggctgcaggagctgctcaccttcctgctgcagag ggccttCGTGgtggagcagcagcccagcatgCCCAACGCCTGCAAGCGCCCGCTGGTGCTGCGGACGGCCAGCAAGTTCTCAGCCCGCGCCCGCCTGCTCGTCCGCCTCCACGACCGCAACCACCGCATGGAGGCCAAGATCCACATCGACAG ggacccccccaagaTAAAAGG GTTTCGCAAGTTCAACATCCTGACGTCGAGCAGCAAAACTCTCCTGGCAGGGGACAATCCCCAGGACGGGCTGGTCTGCGACTTCCAGTACCTC ACGCTGAAGGAGCAGAAGGACAGCAGGTCGGGCAAGGGCAGCAAAGGTGCCGGTGAG GGTCCCCTGGCCGTGACGGAGGAGCTGCACCTCATCACCTTCACGCTGGCGTACGCCTACTgcgggctgcagctggagctggag ACCTGCACGCTGCCTTTCGTCATCATCTCCAACAACAACCAGCTCTCCAGCGCCTGGGCCTCTATCCTCTGGTTCAACATGCTCAGCAACGACCCTAAG GACCAACAGTTCTTCTCCACGCCGCCCCCGGCACCCTGGCCCCGGCTGGCCGAGGCGCTGAGCTGGCAGTTCGAGAGCGTGGCCGAGCGGGGCCTGAGCAGGGAGCACCTCCTCATGCTGGCCGAGAAGCTCTTCG GCTCGAAGCCGTCTCCGGACAGCACCCTGGCCTGGCCCAAGTTCTCCAAG GACGGTGCCTCCGGCTTCTCCTTCTGGGCCTGGCTGGACGGGATCCTGGGGCTGCTCCAGGAGCACCTCAAGCAGCTCTGGAAGGACGG GCTCATCCTGGGCTTCGTGAGCCGGAAGCAAGagaagaagctgctgaaggggAAGCGGACGGGGACGTTCCTGATCCGGTTCAGCGAGAGCATCCTGGGGGGGGTCACCTGTACCTGGGTGGAGCACCCCGAGAGCG ggccCCCCGCTTTCCGGGCGGTGGTTCCCTACACCACGGCCGAGCTGGCGTCCCTGGCGCTGCCCGACATCATCCGCGACTACCAGCTGCTGGTGGAGGAAAACATCCCTGAGAACCCCCTCCAGTTCCTGTACCCGGACGCCCCCCGCGACGAGGCCTTCGGGCCCTACTACAGCCAGCGGCAGGAGG gGAACCTGACGGAGCAGAAGAAATACCTGAACCGGCGCCTCATCCGCGTGTCCTCCAG GCAGGCAAATGAGTTGTGGCAGACAGAAGAGGAGTTGGTGGCTGCCACGGAAAACCTGGAGacgctgcagctgcagcccagtgGCCTGGGGACACAGCGGCCTGGTGGCGTGGCACCGCTGCAGCCTGGGGGCTCAGGGACGCTGCAGGTCACCTCTGGGAAcctggggatgctgcaggtgATGGCCGGGAGCCCGGGCACGCTGCAAGCCGGGAGCCCGGGGCCGCTGCAGCCCTCGAGCCCGGGGATGCTGCAGCCTGGGGGCTCGGGGACGCTGCAGCCGGGGCCCCGAGGCCTGGAGCCACCACAGCCGCTGCAGGTGGGATCGGGGGTCTCGGGGATGCTGCAGCCAGGGATTGGGGACCTGGAGCCgcagctggtgctgcagctggtCCCCGAGGGCCAGGGGACGCTGCAGGTGGGAGCAGGGGGGGCGGGGACGCTGCAGGTGCTGCCCACGGGGGTGGGGGTGCTGCAGCACGTGGGACCCGAGGACCGAGGGACACAGCAAGTGGGACCTGGGGCTGTGGAGCCgcagctggtgctgcagctggtCCCCGAGGGCCAGGGGACGCTGCAGGTGCTGCCCGGGGATCTGGGGACGCTGCAGCCGGTGGCCGGGGACGTGGGGATGCTGCAGCAAGCGGGagctggggacacggggctgctgccgccggtgcccggggctgcggagctgctgctggtccctgaggggcaggggatgctgccaCCGGAGCTGAGGGACCTGGAGCCTCTCCCTGGGAGCCCGGAcatgcaggagctcctgcagtcgctggaagaggggctggagccgggCTCGGGGACGGTGGAGACACTGGAGGCGGCGGAGCTGATGCCCAACATGCTGGAGACCGTGGACGAGGGGCTGGGCCCCAGGCTGGCAG GCAGCGCCGCACTCCTGGATCCCCGCGACCCGTTCCTGCCGCAGCCCGAGGACATGGCTCTGCCCACCGTCAGCTCCCTCTTCGCCGCCGCCACCGACTTGCCCCCGCTCCACATCGATGCCAATGACTTCCAGtga